TTTGTACTCGAATCATCTCGAGCAAGCTCAGCTGCAGCTGTCGCGTGAACCGCGTCCCCTGCCGACCATGCAGATCAATCCTGCCGTGACCGAAATCGATGCCTTTACGTTCGACGATTTCAAACTCGTGGGCTACGACCCGCATCCTCACATCGCAGCGCCGGTCGCTGTCTAGTGGATGTCGCTTCTCGCCTTGCGGAACCGGATGCAACAACCGCCTGGAAAAAGTGATTCGCTCGCTCGAGCCCACCCTCGATGCATTAACCGACAAGGATGATCGCGCGTGAGTCTTCCCGAAACATCAGGCTGCAAACTCTCGCTGATTGTCGCTATGACGCGCGAAGGTCTGATCGGTCGCGATCGCGATCTCCCCTGGAAAATCTCGGCCGATCTGAAGCGTTTTCGTTCGCTCACGATGGGCCATACGATCATCATGGGACGTACCACCTGGGATTCACTTGGGCGTGCGCTACCAGGACGAACATCGATTGTCCTCACCCGCAAGGCCGATTTGGTGCTCCCCGAGGGGGTGCTGCGAGCAGGCTCCCTCGACGAAGCGATCGCGCTTGCTGCCGGCGATAGCGAGCCGTTCATCATCGGTGGTGGCGAGATCTATCGGCAAGCGATGGATCGCGTGCAGCAGCTCTACGTCACCTGGGTCGAAGCGAATATCGAGGGAGATACCTGGTTTCCTGCGTGGGATCCCAGCAAGTTTCGTCTGCTCGAAGAGACGTCGCATCCGGCCGAAGGGACGACACCAGCCTTCACTTTCACCCGCTACGAGCGAGCAGCCCCATGAACCGACGCATCTGGCTGGCAACGGTTGTTTCTGCACTCCTGCTCACCAGTTGGGCCGCGCCAGCTCGCGCTGCAGAGCCCCTTCCCGAGTCCGACCAAGCGCTGCTCGAAACGATTCGTGAGCAACAGAAGCTGCCAGGACTCGCCGGCGCCGCGGTGCGCGATGGAAAGCTTGTTTACCTCGCCGCCACAGGCCTCCGGAAGGTCGATGCCCCAGAGCCGCTGCTGGCCACCGATCGGGTCCATCTCGGGTCGTGCACGAAGTCGATGACCGCCACGCTGATTGCCCGGCTGATCGAAAAAAAGTTGCTCCGCTGGGATAGCACCATCGCCGAGTTGTTTCCCGAAGATCAGCTCCTGATCGACGAAAGCTGGCACCCGATCACGATCGTCGATCTGCTGGTGCATCGCAGCGGCGCTAAAGCCAACGCGCGTGTGAAAGGTTTTGATCCGAAAGATACGCCCGCGAAACAGCGCTCGATCTATGCCCGCGAACTGATGCGCAAACCACTCGCCGGCAAGCATCGCGAGCAATACTTGTATTCCAACACCGGTTACATCCTGGCCGGCGCAATCGCCGAGAAAGTGACCGGCAAAGGGTGGGAAGAGTTGATGTGGCAAGAGGTGTTCGAGCCCCTCGGCATCAAAGAAGCGGGCTTCGGACCTCAAAACAAAGTGGGTGCCGATCAGCCGTTTGGACATCGCCAGGAAGATGAGAAACTGAAAGCCACCGATCACGACAATCCGGTCGTGCTTGGCCCGGCAGGACGGGTTTCGATGGCGCTCGGCGACTGGGCCAAGTACATCGCCGCCCATCTAGCAGGAGCCCGTGGCGACGAATCGTTTCTCTCGAAAAGCTCTTGGCAGCGGCTCCATACGATCGAGCATCCGCAAGATGAGTATGCCCTCGGCCATGGTGTCTTTCATCGAGGCTGGGCCGGTGGTCGCGTCCTCACCCATTCCGGAAGCAACACCTTCTGGTACGCCATTGTGTGGATGGCACCAGAAACCAACTTCGCTGTGATGGCGGTCACCAATGTTGCGGGAGATCAGGCGGCTGCCGGGTGCGACGAAGTCTGCAGCCAGTTGATTCAGCGCTTTGCTCCTCCCGTGACCGACCGAAGTACGCGGATCCTGTGGAATACTCGCAAAACCGAGGATCGTCTCGACTTTACCGAAGAGAACTCGGCGACGAGTCTGCTCACGATCACCTCGAAGTCAGGGATCGGTTCTGCAAAAGTTCAGCTGTCGTCCGGGGCGTGGAAGGAAGACCTGCGGCTCCGATTTCGCTACACCGACGGACGCCCCTTCCAGGTGCTCGAGGGAATCAAGCTCACACTTCCGCAGCAGATCATCGCCGGAGATATCAAAACCGAATCGCAAACGCTTGAGCGCAGGACATTCGACGACGCAGGAAAAATCGACGACAAAGTGGCCGAGAAAGTTGAGCTTCCTGTGCGTCGCACGAAAGAGTATCTCGAGCTCACGATTCCGCGCGGGCTCTTGGGTCCGCACGATGCGCTCGAGATCGAGTGGATCGATTGGTATCGATAGCCCCGCTAGTAACGCGCGCTTGGTCCAGGCCCAAGCAGCGCAGCAGTACGTTCGATTCATGTTGAGGGCGGTAACTAGGAACCATGATTGTGCAGCTCGATCTTTCTAGTCCCGCGCTCCTGTTCCCCACCGTCTCTCTTTTGATGCTGGCCTACACCAATCGCTTCTTGGCGCTGGCGAGCTTGATTCGGAACTTGCACGCGAGCCACGTGCAAAACCCCGACGAAGTTACCCTCCGCGAAATCGCGAACCTCCGGTTTCGATTGAAGCTCATTCAAATGATGCAGTTGCTCGGAGTCCTCGCCCTCTTCTCGTGCGTCGCCTGCATGCTGCTGCTCTACGCTGGCTGGACCATCGGCGCGGGATCGGCGTTTGCCGTGGGACTCGTCCTGATGCTCGGCTCACTGTCGATGAGCATTTGGGAAATCCGCATTTCGTCGATCGCCCTCGACCTGCACCTGCGCGATGTGGTCTCCCTGACGAAGTCGAAACAGCGCTGGCTGTCGGACGATTGGCTCGGGCTATAGCAGCCGCGTCGTTAAGTGTCGCGCTCGCCGTAGGAGCCGTCTGCACGTTCGATTCCGAGCTGTTTAGCCTCAAATTTCCTAGGATTTGTGCCCCTTCGCACAGATTTGCCTGCGAACCTATAATAAGCCATTGGCAGGGGGCCGCCCGTTTGCGGCGGGTGTATTTTGAAGCCGATTGGTGCCGCGACCTGGCGCACACGATGGGCAAGTGACAGGGAAAGCTAGTGAGGCCATGATCGATCCGCGCGAAGAAGAGATTTATCAAGATCATGTGATGGATCACTACGAAGATCCGTACCACCATGGTCACTGCATCGACGCCACGCACATGCACGAGGATGACAATCCCCTCTGCGGCGACGTGATTCATGTCGAGCTGAAGATCGACGAAAACCAGAAGGTGAAGGAAGCCTGGTTCAGTGGCGATGGCTGCTGTATCAGTCAAGCCTCGGCCTCGATGCTGATGGAGAAGATCGAGGGGCTCTCGGTCGACGAAGTCAAAGCGATGTCGGCCAATCAGATGCTCGAACTGTTCGGCGCGCGGCTCACTCCGAATCGTCAGAAGTGTTGCTTGCTCTCGTGGCGCGTGGTTCAGCAAGCGGTCCATTCCCCCTTGAAGTAATCCGTCGACCAGTGATGATGCGAGCAGCAATGTCGGGCTAACGAAGAAAAGTTCCAATCATGGCTACTGCCACCGAAACACCAATCGACGCTGAAAAAATTCGTCGCGACTTTCCGATCCTCGAAACGATCATCCATGGCGATAAGCGGCTCGTCTATCTCGACAACGCAGCCACCACGCAGCGCCCCCAAGCGGTGATTCAGGCCGTTGTCGACGCTTACGAAAAACATTACGCCAACGTCCATCGTGGGATTCACTGGCTGAGCGAGCAAAGCACCAACCTGTACGAAGAAGCGCGCGTTCGCGTGCAGCAGTTCCTCGGCGCTAGCTCCCCGCACGAGATTATCTTCACCACCGGCGCTACCGCCTCGATTAACCTCGTGGCCCGCTCGTGGGGCGATGTGAACGTGAAAGCGGGGGATGAAATTCTCCTCACCGAGATGGAGCATCACTCGAACATCGTGCCGTGGCAACAACTGGCCGAGCGGACCGGGGCCACCATCAAGTGGATTCCGATCACTGAAACGATGCAGCTCGATCTTGCGAGCCTCGAGCATTTGCTCTCATCGCGCAC
This window of the Pirellula staleyi DSM 6068 genome carries:
- a CDS encoding serine hydrolase domain-containing protein → MNRRIWLATVVSALLLTSWAAPARAAEPLPESDQALLETIREQQKLPGLAGAAVRDGKLVYLAATGLRKVDAPEPLLATDRVHLGSCTKSMTATLIARLIEKKLLRWDSTIAELFPEDQLLIDESWHPITIVDLLVHRSGAKANARVKGFDPKDTPAKQRSIYARELMRKPLAGKHREQYLYSNTGYILAGAIAEKVTGKGWEELMWQEVFEPLGIKEAGFGPQNKVGADQPFGHRQEDEKLKATDHDNPVVLGPAGRVSMALGDWAKYIAAHLAGARGDESFLSKSSWQRLHTIEHPQDEYALGHGVFHRGWAGGRVLTHSGSNTFWYAIVWMAPETNFAVMAVTNVAGDQAAAGCDEVCSQLIQRFAPPVTDRSTRILWNTRKTEDRLDFTEENSATSLLTITSKSGIGSAKVQLSSGAWKEDLRLRFRYTDGRPFQVLEGIKLTLPQQIIAGDIKTESQTLERRTFDDAGKIDDKVAEKVELPVRRTKEYLELTIPRGLLGPHDALEIEWIDWYR
- a CDS encoding dihydrofolate reductase, which produces MSLPETSGCKLSLIVAMTREGLIGRDRDLPWKISADLKRFRSLTMGHTIIMGRTTWDSLGRALPGRTSIVLTRKADLVLPEGVLRAGSLDEAIALAAGDSEPFIIGGGEIYRQAMDRVQQLYVTWVEANIEGDTWFPAWDPSKFRLLEETSHPAEGTTPAFTFTRYERAAP
- a CDS encoding DUF2721 domain-containing protein; amino-acid sequence: MIVQLDLSSPALLFPTVSLLMLAYTNRFLALASLIRNLHASHVQNPDEVTLREIANLRFRLKLIQMMQLLGVLALFSCVACMLLLYAGWTIGAGSAFAVGLVLMLGSLSMSIWEIRISSIALDLHLRDVVSLTKSKQRWLSDDWLGL
- a CDS encoding iron-sulfur cluster assembly scaffold protein gives rise to the protein MIDPREEEIYQDHVMDHYEDPYHHGHCIDATHMHEDDNPLCGDVIHVELKIDENQKVKEAWFSGDGCCISQASASMLMEKIEGLSVDEVKAMSANQMLELFGARLTPNRQKCCLLSWRVVQQAVHSPLK